The following coding sequences are from one Liolophura sinensis isolate JHLJ2023 chromosome 12, CUHK_Ljap_v2, whole genome shotgun sequence window:
- the LOC135479630 gene encoding uncharacterized protein LOC135479630 translates to MLGSALGHFKSCVKQKGDVRQVIRHVIHYLLTVKLNSKVPMNVQEEAIVLLLKLSHYEPQDVIERLRIWYPKHTDTVSTDLRNKLELFVNVYKQRFPSLKKLFAKSSGT, encoded by the exons ATGTTGG gTTCTGCTCTTGGCCATTTCAAATCCTGCGTCAAACAGAAGGGAGACGTTCGTCAAGTTATCAGACATGTCATACATTATCTGTTGACAGTTAAACTTAATAGTAAAG ttcCCATGAACGTCCAGGAGGAGGCTATTGTGTTGCTGCTGAAGCTGTCTCATTATGAGCCTCAGGATGTAATAGAGCGATTGAGAATCTGGTACCCAAAGCACACGGACACAGTGTCAACGGACTTGCGGAACAAGCTGGAGCTGTTTGTCAATGTTTATAAACAGAGGTTTCCtagtttgaaaaaattgttcgCTAAAAGTTCAGGCACTTGA